From one Parambassis ranga chromosome 5, fParRan2.1, whole genome shotgun sequence genomic stretch:
- the hrh1 gene encoding histamine H1 receptor yields MMDSGLSPSTDPLHLNNSYFNYSHNSSSGGLPGGDLIKNSTLTSHGHFHNALLGVFLGLLSLLTIIMNLLVLYAVKKEKSLHTVGNLYIVSLSVADLIVGTTVMPLNLVYLLEDEWKLGRAVCQFWLIMDYVASTASIFSLFILCLDRYRSVRQPLKYLKYRTRGKASVMISGAWLLSMMWIIPILGWRSFTHVDLKPEEENKCDTDFRFVTWFKVITAVFNFYVPSLLMLWFYTHIYLAVRQHLRDRERIIHPADSFAENENGRIAHTPEKNDSKSPKRESEVSLKMSKKHRLLDQNTLDQTYSLEEADKTKGASSRAHRKIGVKCQQKSLIAKTTKRLRMARKVKRCSLSPEEKQPGTEVPLSQPQAPQDVTCSGGNNENKLQASLNECHVTVPNSVSGVCDVSQVSDVQRYTSVLYNNYDPSQALPWPEEGVEDAKIDPENAVTLRQAWQRFIDQSRQRIQSLRIRKEHKAAKQLGFIIAAFLLCWIPYFIAFMVMAFCKECVHHDLHMFTIWLGYINSTLNPFIYPLCNGNFKRVFKSILNIRL; encoded by the coding sequence ATGATGGATTCTGGTCTGTCACCTTCCACAGACCCTCTGCACCTCAATAACAGCTACTTCAATTAcagccacaacagcagctcGGGTGGCCTTCCCGGTGGTGACCTGATAAAGAACAGCACCCTGACTTCGCATGGCCACTTTCACAACGCCCTGCTGGGAGTCTTCCTGGGGCTCCTCTCACTCCTCACCATCATCATGAATCTGCTGGTGCTCTACGCCgtgaagaaagagaagagcCTCCACACTGTGGGGAATCTCTACATTGTCAGCTTGTCAGTGGCAGATCTGATTGTAGGCACCACAGTCATGCCTTTGAACCTGGTTTATTTGTTGGAGGATGAATGGAAGCTTGGACGCGCTGTCTGCCAGTTTTGGCTCATCATGGACTATGTGGCCAGCACAGCTTCAATATTTAGTTTGTtcatcctgtgtttggaccggTACCGCTCTGTCAGGCAGCCGCTCAAATACCTGAAATACCGAACAAGAGGGAAAGCCAGTGTGATGATTTCTGGAGCCTGGTTGCTGTCGATGATGTGGATTATTCCTATTTTAGGATGGAGGTCTTTCACACATGTGGATCTTAAACCCGAGGAGGAGAACAAGTGTGACACAGACTTCAGGTTTGTCACATGGTTTAAGGTCATCACTGCCGTCTTCAACTTCTACGTACCCTCACTTTTAATGTTGTGGTTTTACACGCATATCTACTTGGCAGTGAGGCAACAtctaagagacagagagaggatcaTTCATCCGGCCGATTCTTTCGCTGAAAATGAGAATGGACGCATTGCTCACACCCCTGAAAAAAATGACTCCAAATCACCCAAGAGAGAAAGTGAGGTTTCCCTGAAAATGTCTAAAAAACATCGGCTGCTGGACCAGAACACGCTGGATCAGACATATTCCCTCGAAGAAGCTGATAAAACCAAAGGAGCTTCATCAAGAGCTCACAGAAAAATTGGTGTAAAGTGCCAGCAGAAATCGCTGATTGCCAAAACAACAAAACGTCTTAGAATGGCACGAAAGGTGAAAAGGTGCTCCTTGTCTCCCGAGGAGAAGCAGCCAGGCACCGAGGTTCCCCTGAGCCAGCCGCAGGCACCACAAGATGTAACCTGCTCAGGCGGAAATAACGAGAACAAACTCCAAGCTTCTTTGAATGAATGTCACGTCACAGTGCCGAACTCGGTGAGCGGAGTCTGTGATGTCAGTCAGGTGTCAgacgttcaaagatacacatcCGTGCTCTACAACAACTACGACCCCAGTCAAGCTCTGCCTTGGCCAGAGGAAGGGGTCGAAGATGCTAAAATAGACCCAGAAAATGCGGTGACTCTGAGGCAGGCGTGGCAAAGGTTTATCGACCAATCACGTCAACGTATCCAAAGTCTGAGAATCCGTAAAGAGCACAAAGCAGCCAAGCAGTTAGGCTTCATAATTGCTGCTTTCCTATTGTGCTGGATACCGTACTTCATAGCTTTCATGGTGATGGCATTCTGCAAAGAGTGTGTGCACCATGACCTTCACATGTTCACCATATGGCTCGGTTACATCAACTCCACTCTGAACCCTTTTATATACCCGCTCTGCAACGGGAACTTTAAACGGGTCTTTAAAAGCATTCTGAACATTCGTTTGTGA